The nucleotide sequence TGCGGCAGCAGTTCCTACGCTCGGAGCCGCCTACTTCGGCTATGAGGCGCTCAAAGGGGATCCGATCAAGGTGGGGTTTATCGGAACCGGCGATGAAGGGTCGGTTCTGCTGACTCAGCATCCCCCGGCATATATGGATATCGTCGGGATCGCTGATCTTCGCGCCAAAAACCGCGTACGAGCCCTGCAGGGGGACGGTGACGAAATTCGTTGGGGGCTGATTCGTAAGCTGGGTGCTGAAAAGGCGCAAAAGATCGGTCTGTATCGGGACCACAAAGAGTTGCTGAAGCAGCATCCCGAGATCGAAGCGGTCGTCATCGCGGTTCCGCTCTGTCAGCACGCTCAGGTCGCGATCGACTGTCTGAAGGCAGGAAAGCATGTCCTGACGGAAAAGCTGATGGCTCACACCGTTATGCAGTGCAAGGAGATGATTCGTGTCGCGCAGCAGGAGAAGAAACTGCTCGCAGTCGGGCATCAGCGCCACTACAACGTGTTGTATGACAACGCGAACGCGCTCATTCAGAACGGCATGCTGGGCGACTTGAAATTCATTCGGGCTCAGTGGCACCGGAACAACAGCTTCCCCGGTAGCGATAGCTGGAGGCCGGGGGGGTACACCAAGGAGTCGTTTGGACGAAAGTTCCGACAGGACATCGATGGCCTCCTGGATCATGCCAAAGAGCGAGGCGTGTCCGACCTGGATCAGTTCCTGGCGACCGAGTTCGGCTATCCTTCGATGGAACGCCTGGTCAACTGGCGTCTCTACAACAACACCGGCGGTGGTCTGATGGCCGAACTGGGCAGTCACCAGCTCGATGCCGCCAGCATCTTCCTGAATAAGGTTCAGCCGATTGCCTGCTTCGGCTACGGAGGCAAAAACTTCTATGGAGTGAAGGGAATCGGTTCGCCCGAGCAGCAGTCTGACGATCGGGATATCGACGATCATGTCTACATGACGTTCGAGTTTCCTGGCCGAAACTATGCCGAAGACAAGAACGATGTCTGCATCGTGACTTACTCGTCGATCAGTACGAATCGCAGTGAGCCGTATGGGGAAACCGTGTTCGGCAGCCGCGGAACACTGATCATGAAACAGGAACTCGAGGCAATTCTCTTCAAGGAAGCGACAGGTTCTTCAAAGGGGGGCGTTGATCAACGGCTTTATGCCATTGAGGGGAGTGACGGTCAGCCCGTGTTGAGTGCCAGTGCCAGTCTTGGGCCCACCAAAGCGGCTGCAGTCGCTGACGTGGGGAAGGTTAGTCGTGGTTACACGGAAGAGATGGAACATTTTGCGTTCTGCATCCGCAATTACGGCGACAATCCCGAAGCGGCGCCGCTGCGATGCCCAGGCAAGCAGGGAATGAAAGATGCCATCATGGCCCTGACTTCGAATCTGGCGATGAAGCACAAAAAACGCATCGTCTACAAGGACGAGTGGTTCGATCCAGCCAGTGATCTTGTTCCCGAAACGGATCCTGAAATTATTGGCTGATGTCGACGCGTGTCCCCGCGAGGGATCGCCAGGAAGGTGCGAGGCAACAAGTCCCTCTCCGAAACGATGTCACAGTGGGTAGCTGACTCAAGCGACTGCCTGTCGAATTGAATTGAAAGCCCGTCAACAGCTCTGAAGAGGGGTGTTGACGGGCTTTTTTGCTGGAACAAGCTGGTGTGCGCAGTCCGGATGGGGGACCCGTCGCCGTAAGAAAATTATTTTCTTGACGGCGCGCAGTTTACTCTACCCGCTTCGAAGCCCACGGTTCCGCCGCTCTTTTGCTTGGGGTGGCCATTCAAGTGGGGGAATGGGCTGAGTGTTGAGGGGCATGATAGGGCGTCTGAACCCGAGGCAGATTAAAGACTTCTGTCCGCCCGAGTCTCAGTTCTGGAAACAAAAAGAGACCCGACATTGTCGGGTCTCTTTTTGTTGAAACTTCGAAGTAAGCTGATTCAATTCCGGGACTTACATCGACTGGCTCTGGTGGCTCTTCCGCAGCACCCTGTGGTGCCTGATCGCGGCGATGCCATAGTGCCCAGGACAGGAATCGAACCTGCACGAGATTACTCCCACTAGGTCCTGAACCTAGCGCGTCTGCCAGTTCCGCCACCTGGGCAACAGGGGGGACAGCCAAGATAAAGATTCTTCCTTTACGAGGCAAGCTACTTCGATAACAATCTGTCAAACAACGCGCGGAATCATTTTTGCGACAGCGCTTGCCAATCACAAAACAATCGCTATCATGCTCTCCCTCGCGGTAAAGCCGTCCGCTGCGCCGCTAGCGTAGCTCAACGGCAGAGTACCGGTTTTGTAAACCGGTGGTTGTGGGTTCAAGTCCCACCGCTAGCTTTTCTGCGAGGATTGCGATTCAGGCGGGATACCCGAGCGGCCAAAGGGGCCAGACTGTAAATCTGGTGGCTCTGCCTTCGCAGGTTCGAATCCTGCTCCCGCCATAACTTTAAGCTAGGTGAATCGCTGGTTGATTGCGCAGTGGATGGTGTTTCTGCGGGTTGTTTTTCGTTAAGAATTTGAACGCGGGTGTAGCTCAATGGTAGAGCTCCAGCCTTCCAAGCTGGTGGTGAGGGTTCGATTCCCTTCACCCGCTCTTCAGTTGACATGCTGGCTGTGACACACCATTGTGTGTGTTGCAGATTGCTGGCCGGCGTCGCTGCTGTAGCTCAGTCGGTAGAGTGCGTCCTTGGTAAGGACGAGGTCAAGGGTTCAAATCCCTTCAGCAGCTTTGAAGTTCGGTTAATGGTCTAAGTGTCTTCGCCAAAGGCGGCGAAGCTGGTTTCATGTGGAATGTCTTCCGTTCCCGAGTTTTGGGTCGGTGGGACGGAGAGAGAAAAAGAGGACTGCGAGCAAAATGGCGAAGGAAACTTTTCAACGCACGAAGCCACACGTGAACGTTGGCACAATCGGCCACATCGATCACGGTAAAACGACAACCACGGCTGCCATTCTCGCCGTCCAAACCGCAAAGGGCATGGCCAAGTTCAAGAGCTATGCAGATATTGCCAAGGGCGGTACTGTCCGCGACGACACGAAGACGGTGACCATCGCTGTGAGTCACGTTGAGTACGAAACCCCAAATCGTCACTACGCTCACATCGATTGCCCAGGCCACGCTGACTATATCAAGAACATGATCACCGGTGCTGCTCAGATGGACGGCGCCATTCTCGTGGTTTCGGCTGCTGACGGCCCGATGCCGCAGACTCGTGAACATATCCTTCTCGCCAAGCAGGTTAACGTTCCTGCTCTGGTTGTGTTCCTCAACAAGTGCGACCTCGTTGATGACGAAGAGTTGCTCGAGTTGGTCGAGATGGAAATTCGTGACCTGCTGACTAAGTACGAATTCCCAGGCGACGATATCGCGATTGTTCGTGGAAATGCCAAGGGTGCCTTGGATAACCCCGCCGATCCGAAGTACAGCGAATGCATCACTAAGCTGATGGAAGCGCTGGATCGCGACGTTCCAGAGCCAGCTCGTGAAGTCGACAAGCCAATGCTCATGGCAATCGAAGACGTCTTCTCGATCGAAGGTCGTGGTACCGTTGTGACCGGCCGTATCGAGCAAGGTGTTCTCAAGGTTGGTGACAAGGTTCAGTTGCTCGGTCTGGCTGAGCCACAGGAAACCGTTTGTACCGGCGTCGAAATGTTCCAGAAGACTCTGGATCAGGGGATGGCCGGGGACAACGTCGGGGTTCTGCTC is from Schlesneria sp. DSM 10557 and encodes:
- the tuf gene encoding elongation factor Tu, with amino-acid sequence MAKETFQRTKPHVNVGTIGHIDHGKTTTTAAILAVQTAKGMAKFKSYADIAKGGTVRDDTKTVTIAVSHVEYETPNRHYAHIDCPGHADYIKNMITGAAQMDGAILVVSAADGPMPQTREHILLAKQVNVPALVVFLNKCDLVDDEELLELVEMEIRDLLTKYEFPGDDIAIVRGNAKGALDNPADPKYSECITKLMEALDRDVPEPAREVDKPMLMAIEDVFSIEGRGTVVTGRIEQGVLKVGDKVQLLGLAEPQETVCTGVEMFQKTLDQGMAGDNVGVLLRGIRKEDVQRGQVLAKPGSIKPHSKFECQVYVLSKEEGGRHTPFFSGYRPQFYFRTTDVTGESTLLGGAEMCMPGDNVNMQVTLGKPIAMTENVRFAIREGGKTVGSGVVTKIIE
- a CDS encoding Gfo/Idh/MocA family protein; this translates as MQLTPEQERIGKDNFHEAVAFTRRSFLVGAAAAVPTLGAAYFGYEALKGDPIKVGFIGTGDEGSVLLTQHPPAYMDIVGIADLRAKNRVRALQGDGDEIRWGLIRKLGAEKAQKIGLYRDHKELLKQHPEIEAVVIAVPLCQHAQVAIDCLKAGKHVLTEKLMAHTVMQCKEMIRVAQQEKKLLAVGHQRHYNVLYDNANALIQNGMLGDLKFIRAQWHRNNSFPGSDSWRPGGYTKESFGRKFRQDIDGLLDHAKERGVSDLDQFLATEFGYPSMERLVNWRLYNNTGGGLMAELGSHQLDAASIFLNKVQPIACFGYGGKNFYGVKGIGSPEQQSDDRDIDDHVYMTFEFPGRNYAEDKNDVCIVTYSSISTNRSEPYGETVFGSRGTLIMKQELEAILFKEATGSSKGGVDQRLYAIEGSDGQPVLSASASLGPTKAAAVADVGKVSRGYTEEMEHFAFCIRNYGDNPEAAPLRCPGKQGMKDAIMALTSNLAMKHKKRIVYKDEWFDPASDLVPETDPEIIG